In Aliiglaciecola sp. LCG003, a genomic segment contains:
- a CDS encoding Hsp20 family protein yields the protein MRNIDLSPLYRSFIGFDHLASMIDAASQSEKQTAYPPYNIELLSDDKYRITMAVAGFSQDDIEIEVQENTLKVSGTLTKEKGEGERKFLHKGISERNFERKFQLGDHVKVLAADMKHGILHIDLERVIPEAKKPRKIEIGSNLLENQSN from the coding sequence ATGCGTAATATAGATTTATCTCCACTTTATCGTTCGTTTATCGGTTTTGATCACTTGGCATCTATGATTGATGCAGCTTCTCAAAGTGAGAAACAAACTGCCTACCCCCCTTACAACATTGAATTGTTAAGTGATGACAAGTATCGCATCACTATGGCAGTGGCTGGCTTTTCACAAGACGACATTGAAATAGAAGTACAAGAAAATACCTTGAAAGTGTCAGGAACACTGACAAAAGAGAAAGGCGAAGGGGAACGTAAATTCCTTCACAAAGGTATTTCTGAACGCAACTTCGAACGCAAATTCCAACTCGGTGACCACGTTAAAGTGCTGGCCGCAGACATGAAACACGGCATACTGCATATTGACTTGGAACGGGTTATCCCTGAAGCGAAAAAGCCTAGGAAAATTGAGATTGGAAGTAACTTACTCGAAAACCAATCCAATTAA
- a CDS encoding MAPEG family protein — MSTPITAFYAGLMGITFLYLSILVIKQRRGLKVSLGDGGDSHFQGVIRAHGNFAEYVPLILILLLIAEQNSVNYILLHAVGTALLIGRIIHAYGLRHHVGVSWQRMWGTVLTFAALLTAAVLNILVVY; from the coding sequence ATGAGCACGCCAATTACAGCATTTTACGCTGGCTTGATGGGGATAACCTTTCTATATTTATCTATTTTAGTCATCAAACAACGTCGTGGTTTAAAAGTGAGTTTAGGCGATGGAGGCGACAGCCATTTTCAAGGTGTAATCCGAGCCCATGGCAATTTTGCAGAATACGTACCCCTTATCTTAATTCTTCTATTAATTGCAGAGCAAAACAGCGTGAACTATATTCTACTGCATGCTGTGGGGACCGCACTTCTGATAGGGCGTATTATCCATGCCTACGGCCTTAGGCATCACGTGGGCGTGAGCTGGCAAAGGATGTGGGGCACAGTTCTGACATTTGCCGCGCTCCTCACTGCTGCAGTACTAAATATTTTAGTAGTTTACTAA
- the adk gene encoding adenylate kinase, with product MRIILLGAPGAGKGTQAQFLMGKYGIPQISTGDMLRAAIKAGTDLGLAAKKVMDEGKLVSDDLIIGLVKERITQPDCKSGFLLDGFPRTIPQADAMKQAGINVDFCIEFDVADDVIVERMAGRRVHPGSGRVYHISYNPPKEAGKDDVSGEELVIRPDDEELTVRKRLTVYHEQTKPLIEYYSAEAKAGNCQYIKIDGTQAVDVVSQELAEKLS from the coding sequence ATGCGCATTATTCTTCTTGGCGCGCCAGGTGCAGGCAAAGGCACCCAAGCTCAATTTTTGATGGGAAAATATGGCATCCCGCAAATATCAACTGGCGATATGTTGAGAGCGGCGATAAAAGCAGGTACTGACTTAGGTCTTGCGGCGAAAAAGGTGATGGATGAAGGCAAACTGGTATCAGATGATCTGATCATTGGTTTGGTCAAAGAGCGAATTACTCAGCCTGATTGTAAAAGTGGCTTTTTATTAGATGGCTTCCCGCGCACTATTCCACAAGCTGACGCGATGAAGCAAGCTGGTATAAACGTGGACTTTTGTATCGAATTTGATGTGGCTGATGACGTAATAGTAGAGCGTATGGCTGGACGACGTGTTCATCCTGGTTCTGGCCGTGTTTATCACATAAGTTATAACCCGCCAAAAGAAGCTGGTAAAGATGACGTATCGGGCGAAGAGCTAGTGATCCGTCCTGACGACGAAGAATTAACGGTTCGTAAGCGGTTGACTGTTTATCACGAGCAAACTAAGCCATTGATTGAATATTACAGTGCCGAAGCCAAAGCAGGCAATTGTCAATATATCAAGATTGATGGTACCCAAGCGGTCGATGTTGTAAGTCAGGAATTAGCTGAAAAGTTATCTTAA
- the htpG gene encoding molecular chaperone HtpG, with protein MAEAAHQETHGFQTEVKQLLQLMIHSLYSNKEIFLRELVSNAADAADKLRFKALSDDSLFEGDGDLAVKLSADKEAGTITISDNGIGMNREDVIEHLGTIAKSGTKEFFSHLSGDQAKDSQLIGQFGVGFYSSFIVADNVVVRTRAAGDSADKGVEWQSAGEGEFTVKDIVKEDKGTEIILHLREEEKEFADEWRLRSIVNKYSEHIGIPVKMYKAEVPESDGPDGEKIPAQPGNWEAVNKATALWTRDKSEISDEEYNEFYKHVSHDFTDPLLWSHNKVEGKTEYTSLLYIPSKAPFDLWNRDQNHGLKLYVQRVFIMDDAEQFMPVYLRFVKGLLDSNDLPLNVSREILQDNKITQAIRQGCSKRVIQMLERMAKNEPEKYQSFWTEFGNVLKEGPSEDHANKDKIAGLLRFASTHNDSDAQTVSLEDYIGRMKEGQEKIYFITADSYQAAKSSPHLEIFKKKGIEVLLMSDRIDEWLMSHLTEFQEKSFQSIARGTLDLGDLDDEESKKEQEAAEKQVEGVLDRVKSALGDKVVDVKFTHRLTDSPACIVTDEQGMSTQMIKLMQAAGQPAPEARYHFELNPEHQLVKMLAELQDEGQFAQWTAVLYDQAALSEQGSLKDPASFVQNLNKLLVDLAK; from the coding sequence ATGGCTGAAGCCGCTCACCAAGAAACTCATGGATTTCAAACCGAAGTAAAACAATTGCTTCAACTGATGATCCATTCACTTTATTCCAATAAAGAAATATTCCTACGCGAATTAGTATCCAATGCTGCTGATGCTGCTGACAAACTTAGATTCAAAGCGTTATCAGACGATTCACTGTTTGAAGGGGATGGTGATCTTGCAGTAAAACTAAGTGCTGATAAAGAAGCGGGTACCATTACAATCTCTGATAATGGTATTGGCATGAACCGCGAAGATGTGATTGAGCATCTTGGAACTATTGCTAAATCGGGAACCAAAGAATTTTTCAGTCATTTATCCGGTGATCAAGCCAAAGATTCACAACTTATAGGCCAGTTCGGTGTAGGTTTCTACTCCTCATTTATCGTCGCTGATAATGTGGTAGTGCGCACCAGAGCCGCTGGAGACAGCGCTGATAAAGGTGTTGAATGGCAGTCGGCAGGAGAAGGTGAATTTACGGTTAAAGACATCGTTAAAGAGGATAAAGGCACCGAAATTATTCTGCATCTGCGCGAAGAAGAAAAAGAGTTTGCAGATGAATGGCGTTTACGCTCGATCGTAAATAAGTATTCTGAGCATATTGGCATTCCGGTTAAAATGTACAAAGCAGAAGTCCCTGAATCAGATGGGCCTGATGGCGAAAAAATCCCTGCTCAACCAGGCAACTGGGAAGCTGTCAACAAGGCTACAGCATTATGGACTCGCGACAAATCTGAAATTAGCGACGAAGAATACAATGAATTTTATAAGCATGTTTCCCATGACTTTACCGATCCATTGCTTTGGTCACACAATAAAGTCGAAGGTAAAACCGAATACACCAGCTTATTGTATATCCCATCAAAGGCTCCTTTTGATTTGTGGAATCGTGATCAAAACCACGGTTTGAAACTTTATGTTCAACGCGTTTTTATTATGGACGATGCGGAACAGTTCATGCCGGTGTATTTGCGTTTCGTTAAAGGCTTGTTAGATTCTAACGATTTACCTTTGAACGTTTCTCGCGAAATATTACAAGATAACAAAATCACTCAAGCTATCCGTCAAGGTTGCAGTAAGCGTGTTATTCAAATGCTTGAACGCATGGCAAAAAATGAGCCTGAAAAATATCAATCATTTTGGACTGAGTTTGGTAACGTCTTGAAGGAAGGCCCTTCTGAAGACCACGCTAATAAAGACAAAATTGCTGGGTTATTGCGTTTTGCATCCACCCATAATGACAGCGATGCGCAAACCGTCTCGCTAGAAGATTATATTGGCCGTATGAAAGAAGGTCAGGAAAAAATCTATTTCATTACCGCCGACAGTTATCAAGCTGCTAAATCAAGCCCTCATCTTGAAATATTCAAGAAGAAAGGCATTGAAGTTTTGTTAATGTCTGACCGAATTGATGAATGGTTGATGTCGCATTTGACTGAATTCCAAGAAAAATCGTTTCAGTCTATTGCCCGCGGAACCCTAGATCTAGGTGATTTAGATGACGAAGAGAGCAAGAAAGAACAAGAAGCAGCTGAAAAGCAGGTAGAAGGTGTATTAGACAGAGTTAAATCAGCGCTTGGAGACAAAGTCGTTGATGTTAAATTTACTCACCGCTTAACTGATTCGCCTGCGTGTATCGTGACAGACGAACAAGGTATGTCTACTCAAATGATCAAGCTTATGCAAGCTGCAGGACAACCTGCACCCGAAGCGAGATATCATTTTGAACTTAACCCAGAGCATCAATTAGTTAAGATGCTGGCTGAGTTACAAGATGAAGGTCAGTTTGCGCAATGGACAGCAGTTCTGTATGACCAAGCAGCATTGTCAGAGCAAGGTAGCTTGAAAGATCCTGCTAGCTTCGTGCAGAATCTAAACAAGCTATTGGTTGATTTGGCTAAATAG
- the recR gene encoding recombination mediator RecR produces MKFSPLISELIETLTYLPGVGKKSAQRMAFHLLERNRQGALQLSQNLHDAMEHIKHCSACRTFTEASLCEICSDAERETSGQLCIVESPQDVLAIEQTSEFKGRYFVLMGHLSPIDGIGPNEIGLNELSKLLDSGLFKEVILATNPTVEGEATAHYIAQMCKDRSLSATRLAHGMPVGGELEYVDGNTLIHAFTGRRSI; encoded by the coding sequence ATGAAGTTTAGTCCGTTAATTTCTGAGCTGATTGAAACGCTTACTTATTTACCAGGGGTTGGCAAAAAAAGCGCTCAACGGATGGCATTCCACTTATTGGAGCGTAATCGTCAGGGAGCCTTGCAGCTAAGCCAAAACTTGCATGATGCTATGGAGCATATTAAACACTGTTCAGCCTGTCGTACCTTTACAGAGGCATCTCTGTGCGAAATATGCAGTGATGCGGAGCGTGAAACCAGTGGTCAATTGTGTATCGTTGAATCACCTCAAGATGTATTAGCCATTGAGCAAACCTCAGAGTTTAAGGGGCGATACTTTGTGTTAATGGGCCACTTATCTCCGATTGATGGCATAGGTCCAAACGAAATTGGCCTGAATGAGCTATCAAAACTATTAGATAGCGGGCTTTTCAAAGAAGTTATTTTAGCCACTAACCCAACGGTAGAAGGCGAAGCCACCGCCCATTATATTGCCCAAATGTGTAAAGACCGATCCCTGTCTGCCACTCGGCTGGCTCATGGAATGCCTGTTGGTGGTGAACTTGAATACGTAGACGGCAACACCCTCATCCATGCGTTTACCGGCAGACGTTCCATTTAG
- a CDS encoding YbaB/EbfC family nucleoid-associated protein, producing the protein MFKGGMGNIMKQAQQMQERMQKTQEELANIEVTGEAGAGMVKVTMTCNHNVRRVDIDPSLMDDEKEMIEDLVAAAINDAVRRIQETNKEKMGDVTGGMPLPPGFKMPF; encoded by the coding sequence ATGTTTAAAGGTGGTATGGGAAATATCATGAAGCAAGCGCAGCAAATGCAAGAGCGCATGCAAAAAACCCAAGAAGAGCTTGCTAACATAGAAGTTACAGGCGAAGCCGGAGCGGGCATGGTTAAAGTTACCATGACCTGTAATCATAATGTCAGACGAGTGGATATCGACCCTAGTTTAATGGACGATGAAAAAGAAATGATTGAAGATTTGGTGGCTGCTGCAATCAATGATGCGGTTAGACGGATCCAAGAAACCAATAAAGAAAAAATGGGTGATGTCACTGGTGGTATGCCGTTACCCCCAGGCTTCAAGATGCCCTTTTAG
- the dnaX gene encoding DNA polymerase III subunit gamma/tau: MAYQVLARKWRPNQFSELVGQEHVVTAISNALDNNRLHHAYLFTGTRGVGKTTIARIFSKSLNCETGMSATPCGQCHTCKEIENGSFVDLLEIDAASRTKVEDTRELLDNVQYKPTRGEYKVYLIDEVHMLSKHSFNALLKTLEEPPPHVKFLLATTDPQKLPVTILSRCLQFNLKALSREQISQQLSYVLEQEHIPFDKPALLQLSRAAQGSMRDALSLTDQAIAQGNGQVTNQIVTDMLGLMDKGQVIKLVHSLFSNKASEVMALVEALSQQAADYEQVLGEMMSLLHQVALTQFVPEACKLETVSARAVYQLSKMLAPEQVQLNYQIALQGKKDIAFAADARVGLEMTLLRMMAFNPTPLNLSIDDTVDLSREEIAAVASTASEATTEALVSGGDEKHKLQPLSDESDVDKASLTEELVSQQADIIRQAESLTPNSQPAKEPGPSSQDSYSADFSEQNFEQNTAHQNIDSADDDFYFYQNEQAASECSAQMPPEHINHDYAPDVSATGSRASTAQVTSQVSLTSTQSLIDLKNKLAQKETGSEVADASTKKSESKADFSRFSPKSPINEQPITKLFLPPDNPSTSEQSETTAPQDIPSSVLPSSEVGRPRDFTVARDYEPAKSTTLLCQDTSAMHEGGYTHQGLQTEPQVQSGQLKGHADIPPWESNQNSAIPASIIDDQDSSQFDPMAHLQEDVDVEVDFDIPVFLENGEKVIAAHQLDTWSQIIEASNVAGLTKQLALHSAYTKNANVVTLNLIESKPHLDTELARNQLQQALSEVFQQPIELLVEHEKPKNTPYAVQRSINQVRIAHARDVAENDENIGLIKSVFSARVLNDSIKPR, translated from the coding sequence ATGGCATATCAGGTACTGGCAAGAAAATGGCGACCCAATCAATTCTCCGAATTAGTTGGTCAAGAGCATGTTGTTACCGCGATATCAAACGCTTTAGATAACAATCGCTTGCATCATGCATATTTGTTCACAGGTACTCGAGGCGTAGGGAAAACCACCATAGCGCGGATTTTCTCAAAGAGTTTAAATTGTGAAACTGGCATGAGTGCAACACCTTGCGGTCAGTGCCATACCTGTAAAGAAATTGAAAATGGTAGCTTTGTTGATTTACTCGAAATTGACGCTGCCTCTCGCACTAAAGTTGAAGACACACGGGAGTTATTGGATAACGTTCAATACAAGCCTACCCGGGGTGAATACAAAGTGTACTTGATTGATGAAGTGCACATGTTATCTAAACACAGTTTCAATGCGCTGTTAAAAACCTTGGAGGAGCCGCCCCCACACGTTAAATTCTTGCTGGCCACCACAGATCCACAGAAACTCCCCGTGACCATTCTGTCGCGCTGCCTTCAGTTTAATCTAAAAGCATTATCGCGCGAACAGATTAGTCAGCAACTATCTTACGTACTTGAACAAGAACATATTCCCTTCGACAAACCGGCGCTATTACAACTATCTCGTGCTGCACAAGGCAGCATGCGTGATGCACTGAGTTTAACCGATCAAGCCATAGCGCAAGGGAATGGCCAAGTTACTAACCAGATAGTTACTGATATGCTGGGTTTGATGGACAAAGGTCAGGTCATCAAGCTAGTGCATAGCTTATTTAGCAACAAGGCTAGTGAAGTCATGGCGTTAGTTGAAGCGCTTTCGCAGCAAGCAGCAGATTACGAGCAGGTGCTGGGTGAAATGATGAGCTTATTGCATCAGGTTGCATTGACTCAATTCGTACCAGAAGCCTGTAAACTTGAAACGGTTTCTGCCAGAGCTGTGTATCAATTGTCTAAAATGTTGGCACCCGAGCAAGTTCAACTCAATTATCAAATAGCCTTGCAAGGTAAAAAAGATATTGCTTTTGCGGCAGATGCTCGGGTTGGATTGGAAATGACCTTGCTGCGTATGATGGCTTTTAATCCCACACCCTTGAATTTGTCAATTGACGATACAGTGGATTTGTCTCGTGAAGAAATTGCCGCAGTTGCATCTACTGCATCTGAAGCGACTACAGAAGCGTTAGTCTCCGGTGGTGATGAAAAGCATAAATTGCAACCACTGAGTGATGAATCAGATGTTGACAAAGCGAGTCTTACTGAAGAGTTAGTGAGCCAGCAAGCCGATATTATACGTCAAGCTGAATCGTTGACGCCCAATAGTCAGCCAGCCAAAGAACCAGGGCCATCTAGCCAAGATAGTTATTCTGCAGATTTTTCAGAACAGAATTTTGAGCAAAATACAGCTCATCAAAATATAGACTCCGCTGATGACGATTTTTACTTTTATCAAAATGAACAGGCGGCATCTGAGTGCTCAGCACAAATGCCTCCTGAACATATAAACCATGACTATGCGCCTGATGTGTCAGCTACAGGGTCAAGAGCATCGACGGCTCAAGTCACTTCTCAAGTTAGTTTAACTTCAACCCAATCGTTAATAGATTTGAAAAATAAACTAGCACAAAAAGAAACCGGTTCGGAGGTTGCAGATGCATCGACAAAAAAGTCTGAAAGCAAGGCCGATTTCAGCCGATTTAGTCCCAAATCACCGATAAACGAACAACCTATTACGAAGCTGTTTTTGCCACCGGATAACCCATCGACTAGTGAGCAATCTGAGACAACCGCTCCGCAGGATATACCTAGCTCAGTTCTGCCATCATCAGAGGTGGGCAGGCCAAGGGATTTTACTGTTGCTAGGGACTATGAACCTGCTAAAAGTACAACATTACTTTGCCAAGACACCTCCGCAATGCATGAAGGTGGCTATACTCATCAAGGGTTACAAACTGAACCTCAAGTTCAGTCGGGACAGCTAAAGGGGCACGCAGATATACCGCCTTGGGAATCGAATCAAAATTCAGCCATCCCAGCCAGTATCATTGACGACCAAGATAGCAGTCAGTTCGATCCTATGGCCCATCTCCAAGAGGATGTGGATGTCGAGGTCGATTTTGACATTCCTGTCTTTTTAGAAAATGGTGAAAAGGTTATTGCAGCCCACCAATTAGATACATGGAGTCAGATCATTGAGGCCTCAAATGTGGCTGGTTTAACTAAGCAGTTGGCACTGCATTCGGCTTATACCAAGAATGCTAACGTGGTGACCTTGAATTTGATAGAATCGAAGCCACATTTAGATACTGAACTGGCTCGAAATCAACTTCAGCAGGCGTTGAGTGAAGTATTCCAGCAACCAATTGAATTACTGGTTGAACATGAAAAACCTAAAAATACGCCTTACGCAGTGCAGCGGTCGATCAATCAGGTACGAATCGCACATGCCCGTGATGTTGCTGAAAATGATGAAAATATCGGCCTGATCAAGTCAGTATTCTCAGCACGAGTGCTGAACGATAGTATTAAACCTAGATAG
- the apt gene encoding adenine phosphoribosyltransferase translates to MSAEYIKSVVKTVPDYPKPGIMFRDVTSVLEDHTAFSKSIALLLEKFLPLKFDKVAGTEARGFLFGAPLAIEMGIGFVPVRKPNKLPRKTISETYELEYGMDTLEIHEDAIKPGERVLMIDDLLATGGTMVATANLIRQLGGIAEHAGFIISLPDLGGEEKLKRHGVACHSLCSFDGE, encoded by the coding sequence GTGTCAGCTGAATATATAAAATCGGTAGTTAAGACCGTCCCAGACTACCCAAAGCCGGGCATCATGTTTAGAGATGTTACATCGGTATTAGAGGATCATACTGCTTTTTCCAAGAGCATAGCCTTATTGTTGGAAAAATTCCTACCGCTGAAGTTCGATAAGGTTGCTGGTACAGAGGCCAGAGGCTTCTTATTTGGTGCACCATTAGCGATTGAAATGGGGATTGGTTTTGTACCTGTTCGAAAGCCGAATAAATTACCGCGCAAAACTATTTCAGAAACCTATGAATTGGAATATGGCATGGATACCTTAGAGATCCACGAAGACGCCATCAAGCCTGGTGAAAGAGTATTAATGATTGATGACCTTCTCGCCACTGGCGGCACTATGGTTGCCACCGCTAATCTGATTCGTCAATTGGGCGGTATTGCCGAACATGCTGGTTTCATCATTTCATTACCAGATTTAGGTGGTGAAGAAAAATTGAAGAGACACGGTGTAGCTTGCCATTCTTTATGTAGCTTCGACGGCGAATAA
- a CDS encoding putative DNA-binding domain-containing protein translates to MNDFKQIQTDFVASLRDPENHPMVGIEPRRMNIYKELFFTNILGFLNTGFPVLASIYGENKWQQLARQFFAKHQCQSPYFIDISKEFVTFLDEEFSATEFDPCFAAELAHYEWLELDVSARKSKQKAIIWDGECDFERVSFSGLASLAGYHYPVHQITIDNQPKSPSEPIYIVVYRNSAFDVRFSVVNVVTAHLLNEIQSVNSVEVALLLEHMSDALPQLPKQQVTDTTIQSLEQLLNQQILLLPRD, encoded by the coding sequence TTGAATGACTTCAAACAGATTCAGACTGATTTTGTGGCCAGTCTAAGAGATCCTGAAAACCATCCCATGGTGGGTATTGAACCTCGCCGAATGAACATTTATAAGGAGCTATTTTTTACTAACATCTTGGGTTTTTTAAACACCGGTTTTCCTGTCTTGGCAAGTATTTATGGTGAAAATAAATGGCAACAACTTGCTCGCCAGTTTTTTGCTAAACATCAATGCCAATCCCCTTACTTTATTGACATCAGTAAAGAGTTCGTGACATTTCTCGATGAGGAATTTTCGGCTACTGAATTTGACCCCTGCTTTGCTGCGGAATTAGCTCATTATGAATGGTTGGAGCTGGATGTCAGTGCCAGAAAGTCCAAACAAAAAGCTATCATCTGGGATGGAGAATGTGATTTTGAACGAGTCAGCTTTTCAGGGCTGGCAAGCTTAGCGGGATATCATTATCCTGTGCATCAAATCACTATCGATAATCAACCTAAAAGCCCTAGTGAGCCAATTTATATTGTCGTGTATCGGAACTCGGCGTTTGATGTTAGATTCTCGGTAGTCAATGTTGTTACCGCCCATCTATTGAACGAAATCCAAAGTGTAAATTCTGTTGAAGTAGCGCTATTGCTCGAACATATGAGCGACGCATTGCCGCAGTTACCGAAGCAACAGGTCACCGATACTACAATTCAGTCGTTGGAACAACTTCTTAATCAACAAATATTGTTGCTTCCAAGAGATTAA
- a CDS encoding DUF692 domain-containing protein — MNNNLLHGAGLGLRREMLDEVLPDIPPEIDFWEVAPENWIPLGGKYQHQLEAFSQNTQFVNHGLSLSIGSFDPLDIKFIKEIKSFLDRHNVIYYSEHLSYCSGNGHMYDLMPIPFTEEAVRHVVERIQIVQDILKRPLVLENVSYYAAPGQDMTELDFTLEVLKRSGGLLLLDVNNIYVNSINHGYNATAFLQALPSDKIAYGHIAGHYDEAEDLKVDTHGADVIQPVWSLLEQAYQFHGVFPTLLERDFNIPSIDELIQEVNKIKAIQSKISQQKNGAKEYS, encoded by the coding sequence ATGAACAACAATTTGCTCCATGGGGCAGGGTTAGGATTACGTCGAGAAATGCTCGATGAGGTGTTGCCAGATATTCCCCCTGAGATCGATTTTTGGGAAGTCGCTCCTGAAAACTGGATCCCATTGGGCGGGAAGTATCAGCATCAATTGGAAGCTTTTAGTCAAAATACCCAATTCGTAAATCATGGCTTATCGCTTTCTATAGGCAGTTTCGACCCACTTGATATAAAATTTATTAAAGAAATAAAGAGTTTTTTAGACAGACACAATGTTATCTATTACAGCGAACATTTGAGCTATTGTTCTGGCAACGGGCACATGTATGATTTAATGCCTATACCCTTTACTGAGGAAGCCGTGCGGCATGTTGTGGAGCGAATACAAATCGTTCAAGATATTCTAAAACGCCCTCTTGTTTTGGAAAATGTGTCCTATTATGCCGCACCAGGTCAGGATATGACGGAGTTGGATTTCACCCTTGAAGTGTTAAAACGATCAGGTGGTTTGTTGTTGCTAGATGTAAACAATATTTATGTAAACTCAATAAACCATGGATACAATGCAACGGCATTTTTACAGGCGTTGCCAAGTGACAAAATTGCTTACGGCCATATTGCGGGTCATTATGATGAAGCCGAAGATTTAAAAGTGGATACACATGGGGCCGATGTAATTCAACCCGTTTGGTCGTTATTAGAGCAAGCCTATCAATTTCATGGTGTTTTCCCAACCTTACTGGAGCGTGATTTTAATATTCCATCCATTGATGAATTAATCCAAGAAGTAAATAAAATAAAAGCTATCCAAAGTAAAATATCCCAACAGAAAAATGGTGCCAAGGAGTATTCCTAA